One Pyrococcus furiosus DSM 3638 genomic region harbors:
- a CDS encoding DHH family phosphoesterase: MAVKDCPECGGSGKVKVGEKECSVCNGWGYVPADFKLTDHLKGYRNLENFGVDEEVDEIPCPECHGKGTVPVYDTCPTCGGTGKVLACDICGKVKGPWEPGMETTWVCPECERKFKVVYVLDNACDYEDVEIGSYYKGVIDRVERFGVFVKLNKHVIGLIKKKDLLGKREYKPGDEIIVQVLDVRPDKREIDFLEAPLTKYREVHVKKELPVTPIEELKEELAGRTVKIRGKVTQVQVTGGPTVFTLTDGTGITWAAAFEAPGVRAYPNINVGDIVEIIGKVSFHAGSIQVEVIDMYRLWGPDAAEVKRKIEEELDRRAQPSDVGFLVKSEVLEALKPKIMKAAFMIRRAIFEGRPIILRHHADTDGYTAGVALETAIIPLIEKVAPDPEARWHLFKRRPSRAPFYELEDVLKDIIFMMEDHMRFGDELPLVVIVDNGGTTEDIPAYKRLKAYGVKIVVIDHHDPRDWISEDKAKVDEYVDVHVNPHHVKRGYYELTAGMLATEVARYINPEVEDRIKHLPAIAGTGDRSKAPEFYQYLEYAKEKGLDEEDLKKIAEVIDHEAFYWKFMDGRGIIEEILLITGNLQRHRMLVEGIYPEVKEKQEKVLKAVLPHVKSVVLPNGIRFNTIDVELYAPKFEYPSPGKLSGIIHDHFKEQYGEDSPILTLAYGPDFAVVRASDGMAKYNFDLNKIVKILAEKLPDAGVEGGGHSYAGSIKFFEGKRKEVLEAFAKEVLKLKAGE; encoded by the coding sequence ATGGCTGTCAAGGATTGTCCAGAATGTGGGGGAAGTGGAAAAGTTAAAGTTGGAGAAAAGGAGTGTTCAGTTTGTAATGGTTGGGGTTATGTTCCAGCTGACTTTAAGCTCACAGATCATCTAAAAGGATACAGAAATTTAGAGAACTTTGGAGTGGATGAAGAGGTAGACGAAATTCCTTGTCCAGAGTGTCATGGAAAGGGAACAGTTCCAGTTTATGACACTTGCCCAACTTGCGGAGGAACTGGAAAAGTACTTGCATGTGACATATGTGGAAAGGTTAAAGGCCCCTGGGAACCTGGGATGGAAACAACTTGGGTTTGTCCTGAGTGTGAAAGAAAGTTCAAAGTAGTGTACGTTCTTGACAATGCTTGTGATTATGAAGATGTGGAAATTGGAAGCTACTATAAAGGTGTAATTGACAGGGTAGAGAGGTTTGGAGTGTTTGTAAAGTTAAACAAGCACGTTATTGGGTTAATAAAGAAAAAAGACCTCTTAGGGAAGAGAGAATACAAGCCCGGTGATGAGATAATAGTGCAAGTTCTCGATGTAAGGCCTGACAAGAGAGAGATAGACTTTCTGGAAGCCCCTCTAACAAAATATAGGGAAGTTCATGTAAAGAAAGAGCTTCCAGTAACTCCAATTGAAGAGCTAAAAGAGGAACTCGCAGGTAGAACAGTAAAGATCAGGGGAAAGGTCACGCAAGTGCAGGTAACTGGGGGTCCAACTGTTTTTACCTTAACTGATGGAACTGGAATAACATGGGCTGCAGCATTTGAAGCTCCTGGAGTAAGGGCTTATCCAAACATCAATGTCGGCGACATAGTTGAGATCATAGGGAAAGTCTCATTCCACGCAGGAAGTATACAAGTAGAAGTTATAGACATGTACAGGCTCTGGGGGCCAGATGCTGCAGAAGTCAAGAGAAAAATTGAGGAAGAATTAGACAGGAGAGCCCAGCCAAGTGACGTTGGCTTCTTGGTTAAGAGCGAGGTTCTCGAGGCATTGAAGCCAAAGATCATGAAGGCGGCTTTCATGATAAGGAGGGCTATCTTCGAGGGTAGGCCAATAATTCTAAGGCATCACGCCGATACGGACGGATACACGGCTGGGGTAGCATTAGAAACTGCGATAATCCCGCTAATTGAAAAAGTGGCCCCAGATCCAGAAGCCAGGTGGCATCTCTTCAAGAGAAGACCTTCCAGGGCCCCCTTCTATGAACTAGAAGATGTGCTTAAGGATATCATATTTATGATGGAAGACCACATGAGATTTGGAGATGAGCTGCCCTTAGTTGTAATAGTAGATAACGGAGGAACAACAGAGGATATTCCAGCTTATAAGAGGCTAAAGGCTTATGGAGTAAAGATAGTAGTAATAGACCACCATGATCCAAGAGATTGGATAAGTGAAGACAAAGCTAAGGTTGATGAATACGTTGATGTCCATGTAAACCCACATCACGTGAAGCGTGGTTATTATGAGCTCACTGCAGGAATGCTAGCCACGGAAGTAGCACGTTATATAAACCCAGAGGTTGAAGATAGAATTAAGCACTTACCAGCAATTGCAGGAACGGGAGATAGGAGCAAGGCACCAGAATTCTACCAGTACTTGGAGTATGCAAAGGAGAAAGGACTCGACGAGGAAGACCTCAAAAAGATTGCTGAAGTTATCGACCACGAAGCCTTTTATTGGAAGTTCATGGATGGAAGGGGAATAATTGAGGAGATCCTTTTAATAACTGGGAACCTGCAGAGGCATAGAATGCTCGTTGAGGGAATTTACCCAGAAGTCAAAGAAAAGCAGGAAAAAGTCCTCAAAGCCGTCCTTCCTCATGTAAAGAGCGTCGTTCTTCCAAATGGCATTAGGTTTAACACAATTGATGTTGAGCTCTATGCTCCAAAGTTTGAGTATCCAAGCCCAGGGAAGCTATCAGGGATTATTCACGATCACTTCAAAGAACAATATGGAGAGGATTCGCCAATTCTAACCTTAGCCTATGGACCGGACTTTGCGGTTGTAAGAGCAAGTGATGGAATGGCCAAGTACAACTTTGACCTTAACAAGATAGTGAAGATTCTAGCAGAAAAACTCCCAGATGCTGGGGTTGAGGGTGGAGGACACAGCTATGCTGGTTCAATTAAATTCTTCGAAGGAAAGAGGAAAGAGGTTTTGGAGGCATTTGCAAAGGAGGTATTAAAACTAAAGGCTGGTGAATGA
- a CDS encoding TIGR01177 family methyltransferase: MKFYVEILGNIPEMAVAEVEALSELGKGKVNGKDYLFVWGEVEDLKFFERLGMAHEYGILLFSSDSPEEIIEFSKSCNWEGVIKGSFAVRKERMANCIYDIQDLDKIIGGTIYSKGFKVNLSSPTTVIRIYCGEKLWLGVRIREFKGKEFENRKADRRPFSRPIALPPRIARAMVNLTRATRELLDPFMGTGGMLIEAGLMGLKVYGLDIREDMVEGAKINLEYYGIKDYVVKVGDATRIKEAFPGKTFEAIATDPPYGSSTTLSMERDMLYKKALESMYEVLEGYLSIAFPEDFDAIDVAESIGFKVIDRFYQRVHSSLARYFYVMKV, translated from the coding sequence ATGAAGTTCTATGTTGAAATTTTGGGAAATATCCCTGAAATGGCCGTTGCAGAGGTGGAGGCCCTTTCGGAACTGGGAAAGGGTAAAGTAAATGGGAAGGATTATTTGTTTGTATGGGGAGAAGTAGAAGATCTGAAATTTTTTGAGAGACTCGGGATGGCTCATGAATATGGAATTTTGCTCTTTTCATCAGATTCACCAGAGGAGATAATAGAATTTTCAAAATCATGCAATTGGGAGGGTGTAATTAAGGGGAGTTTCGCCGTAAGAAAAGAAAGAATGGCGAATTGTATTTATGATATCCAAGACCTAGACAAGATAATTGGGGGAACAATATATTCAAAAGGCTTCAAAGTTAACCTCTCAAGCCCAACTACTGTTATTAGGATTTACTGTGGAGAAAAACTCTGGCTTGGAGTTAGAATAAGAGAATTTAAAGGAAAAGAATTCGAGAACAGAAAAGCAGACAGAAGACCATTTTCAAGACCAATAGCTTTGCCACCGAGAATCGCTCGAGCAATGGTAAATCTTACCCGAGCTACAAGGGAGTTGCTAGACCCATTTATGGGGACAGGAGGAATGCTAATTGAAGCGGGATTAATGGGGCTTAAAGTTTATGGTTTAGATATAAGGGAAGACATGGTAGAGGGAGCAAAGATAAACCTAGAGTACTACGGAATTAAAGACTACGTAGTTAAAGTTGGTGACGCCACCAGAATTAAGGAAGCATTCCCAGGAAAAACTTTTGAAGCCATAGCAACCGATCCTCCTTATGGGTCTTCAACAACACTCTCAATGGAAAGAGATATGCTCTATAAAAAGGCCCTAGAGAGCATGTATGAAGTACTCGAGGGGTATTTAAGCATAGCTTTCCCTGAAGATTTTGATGCCATTGATGTTGCGGAGAGCATAGGATTTAAAGTAATTGATAGGTTTTATCAGAGAGTGCACTCATCTCTTGCGAGATACTTCTACGTAATGAAGGTATGA
- a CDS encoding methyltransferase: MKIKNNKIILGILVVGVIVILASTARGSFLDIADSQGNSISSGEFDIRIGKDNNRFYETLKLFELKDMKPGDVEDVSFYIKNYGNVEVSNISIVLYIVDREDELSPAEKPFDLTDDVGELSKCITATIIANGSEIVKSKLNKLAGKDILIFSGKLKEKEVLPVKFRFKFDGDSGNECMTDSVEVRIKVIGSQ, translated from the coding sequence ATGAAGATTAAAAATAACAAAATAATACTTGGTATACTCGTTGTTGGGGTTATTGTTATTTTAGCATCGACAGCAAGGGGATCTTTTTTGGATATAGCTGACTCCCAGGGAAACAGCATATCCAGTGGAGAATTCGACATTAGGATAGGAAAGGACAACAACAGGTTTTATGAGACACTAAAGCTCTTTGAACTTAAAGACATGAAGCCTGGAGACGTGGAAGATGTTAGTTTCTACATAAAGAACTATGGCAATGTAGAGGTTTCAAATATCTCAATTGTTTTGTATATTGTAGACAGAGAAGACGAATTATCCCCTGCAGAAAAGCCTTTTGACTTAACTGATGATGTAGGGGAGCTAAGCAAATGTATAACAGCCACAATCATTGCAAATGGAAGTGAAATAGTCAAAAGCAAGCTAAACAAACTTGCAGGCAAAGATATTTTGATATTTTCAGGAAAACTAAAGGAAAAAGAAGTGCTACCAGTTAAGTTTAGGTTCAAGTTCGATGGGGATTCAGGAAATGAATGCATGACAGACAGCGTAGAGGTAAGGATTAAGGTTATAGGTTCTCAGTAG
- a CDS encoding NAD-dependent epimerase/dehydratase family protein translates to MKVLVTGGAGFIGSHLVDALMERGYRVRVLDDLSAGSLKNIEQWLDNSRFEFIKGDMRDPNIVKEAVEDVDIVYHLAANPEVRISAQSPELLYETNVLITYNLLQAIKDSNVKYLIFTSSSTVYGDAKVIPTPEDYGPLEPISVYGGAKLAAEALISGYAHIFEFHAVVFRLANIIGARANHGVIYDFINKLKKNPEVLEILGDGTQRKSYLHVSDTVEGMLHIFEYFKKEGKIYDVYNLGNEDWITVKEIAEIVSEEMGLNPEFRFTGGVDGGRGWKGDVKFMLLDITKAKSTGWKPKMNSYEAVRRTVRELLKA, encoded by the coding sequence ATGAAGGTATTAGTCACTGGAGGGGCAGGATTTATTGGTTCACACCTTGTAGATGCCTTAATGGAAAGGGGCTATAGAGTTAGAGTCCTCGACGATTTAAGTGCGGGGAGTCTTAAGAACATAGAACAGTGGTTAGATAACAGCAGATTTGAGTTCATAAAAGGGGATATGAGAGATCCAAATATTGTAAAAGAAGCTGTAGAAGACGTTGATATTGTCTATCATCTAGCAGCAAACCCAGAAGTTAGGATAAGTGCTCAAAGCCCAGAGCTTCTCTACGAGACAAACGTTCTAATAACATACAACCTCCTCCAGGCAATAAAAGATTCAAACGTTAAGTATCTCATCTTTACATCATCTTCCACGGTATATGGAGATGCGAAAGTCATTCCAACACCAGAAGATTATGGTCCCCTAGAGCCAATAAGCGTCTATGGAGGTGCAAAGCTGGCTGCAGAGGCCTTAATTAGTGGATATGCCCACATATTCGAATTCCATGCAGTAGTATTTAGGCTTGCAAACATAATAGGGGCAAGGGCGAATCATGGAGTAATTTACGACTTCATAAACAAACTCAAGAAGAATCCTGAGGTTTTAGAAATTCTTGGAGACGGAACTCAGAGAAAAAGCTACCTCCACGTAAGTGATACTGTCGAGGGAATGCTTCACATCTTTGAGTACTTTAAAAAAGAAGGAAAAATCTACGATGTTTATAACCTAGGTAATGAAGACTGGATTACAGTTAAGGAAATAGCTGAAATTGTAAGTGAAGAAATGGGCCTAAATCCAGAATTCCGGTTCACGGGTGGAGTTGACGGTGGAAGAGGCTGGAAAGGGGATGTAAAGTTCATGTTACTCGACATAACTAAAGCAAAATCCACTGGTTGGAAGCCCAAAATGAATAGCTACGAGGCTGTGAGAAGAACTGTTAGGGAGCTTCTAAAGGCCTGA
- a CDS encoding DUF58 domain-containing protein, with amino-acid sequence MKREDILVTLSLLGALHGFLTGSLFGPLFGAGIIAYIKLAHFSFSPKISFEIEGPGELEEGKQYDFLIKIRNNGSPTIIKPIVKVPFEVKVEGLKEVPIKRGGFIKLKVTPLLKGSYNIGVSLLVQDLYGLLNFETEEASMNIGVVPSVDSIKEGVKEARNVRLKESYKRALIGSETVDFYGLREYYPGDDIRRIDWKASSRIRKLIIREFLKERDSDVYIVLDETREMRKGKIDYGSSLALYLTGLLVKAGYRVGLIRYWEGGYKVIEPGKGVAHLEKIRSDLKVRRERGISSLKASLSSFSEKGRKFLRKVFPKKVGIAEALLSIKSPSYLLIITDLMSNTSLLYSLVVMLKKKHKIIIFSPNPVLFYPYEVDKEVLKMLYESYKERELMLRKFSTIVPVIDLEPYDYEEVLRGLE; translated from the coding sequence ATGAAGAGAGAGGACATTCTCGTTACACTTTCTCTTCTTGGAGCACTTCATGGATTTCTTACTGGAAGCTTATTTGGCCCTCTTTTTGGAGCTGGGATTATAGCCTATATAAAACTCGCTCATTTTTCCTTTTCTCCTAAAATTTCATTTGAAATTGAAGGGCCCGGGGAGCTTGAAGAAGGAAAACAGTATGACTTCCTAATAAAAATAAGAAATAATGGAAGTCCTACAATAATTAAACCAATTGTCAAGGTTCCCTTTGAAGTTAAAGTGGAGGGTTTGAAAGAAGTTCCAATAAAGAGAGGAGGGTTTATTAAGCTAAAAGTAACCCCACTACTCAAGGGCTCCTATAATATTGGGGTTTCCCTCCTAGTTCAAGATCTATATGGGCTTTTGAATTTTGAAACCGAAGAAGCCTCGATGAACATTGGCGTAGTTCCTTCTGTGGATTCAATTAAGGAGGGTGTGAAAGAGGCCAGAAATGTTAGGCTAAAGGAGTCTTACAAAAGAGCTCTTATTGGATCTGAAACCGTTGACTTTTATGGGCTAAGGGAGTATTATCCTGGAGATGACATAAGAAGAATAGACTGGAAGGCAAGTTCTAGAATTAGGAAACTAATTATAAGAGAATTTTTGAAGGAAAGAGACAGTGATGTCTACATTGTATTAGATGAAACAAGAGAAATGAGAAAAGGCAAGATTGACTATGGCTCATCTCTCGCCCTTTACCTCACTGGACTCCTTGTAAAGGCGGGATATAGAGTGGGGCTTATAAGGTATTGGGAAGGAGGATACAAGGTTATTGAACCTGGAAAGGGAGTTGCCCATCTAGAGAAGATTAGAAGTGATCTAAAAGTCAGAAGGGAACGTGGTATCTCTAGTTTAAAAGCTAGTCTATCTTCATTCTCAGAAAAAGGAAGAAAGTTTCTAAGAAAAGTTTTTCCGAAAAAAGTAGGGATTGCAGAAGCTTTACTTTCAATAAAAAGTCCTTCCTATCTGCTTATAATCACAGACTTAATGAGCAACACATCTTTACTATATTCTTTGGTTGTTATGCTAAAGAAAAAACACAAAATTATTATCTTCTCACCAAATCCCGTCCTATTCTACCCATATGAGGTAGACAAAGAAGTTTTAAAAATGCTTTATGAAAGTTATAAGGAGAGAGAGCTAATGCTTAGGAAGTTTTCTACCATTGTTCCAGTTATAGATCTTGAACCTTACGATTATGAGGAAGTGCTGAGGGGATTAGAATGA
- a CDS encoding AAA family ATPase encodes MVSGEKFLLKLKKEIHKAVVGKDEVIELLAVALLAEGHVLIEGLPGVAKTTIAKSFAQALGLKFSRIQLTPDLLPADILGTVYYDQVDGNWKIKKGPIFANVVLADEINRAQPKTQSALLEAMQERQVTIEGKTFSLERPFLVIATRNPLEFEGVYNLPEAQIDRFLLEIKVGYPSIEEELEMLKRKDKGEFYEVKTIFSKSEILEAIETVKRVRTSEEVLKYLHSIIVETRKDERLLVGASPRAAEHLLYAAKAKAFLEGRDYVIPDDVKSMAIPVLAHRLIVKPEYEIEGIKGDTVIKEILDKVEVPI; translated from the coding sequence GTGGTATCAGGGGAAAAATTCCTTCTAAAGCTCAAAAAAGAAATTCATAAAGCTGTCGTTGGAAAAGATGAAGTTATAGAGCTTCTAGCTGTAGCTCTGCTTGCAGAGGGCCACGTACTAATCGAAGGACTACCTGGAGTAGCTAAAACCACAATAGCTAAGAGTTTTGCCCAGGCTTTGGGGCTAAAATTTTCAAGAATACAATTAACTCCAGACCTTCTCCCTGCAGATATTCTCGGGACCGTATATTATGACCAAGTTGATGGAAATTGGAAAATAAAGAAGGGACCAATATTTGCAAATGTGGTTTTAGCAGATGAAATCAACAGAGCTCAACCAAAGACTCAATCAGCTTTACTAGAGGCCATGCAAGAGAGACAAGTTACTATAGAGGGAAAAACATTTTCTTTGGAAAGACCTTTCCTGGTAATTGCCACTAGAAATCCACTTGAATTTGAAGGAGTTTACAACCTTCCTGAGGCCCAAATAGACAGATTTCTTCTTGAAATCAAAGTAGGATACCCAAGTATTGAGGAAGAATTGGAGATGCTTAAAAGGAAAGATAAAGGAGAGTTCTATGAAGTCAAAACTATATTCTCAAAATCTGAAATCCTTGAGGCGATTGAAACTGTAAAAAGAGTTAGGACAAGTGAAGAAGTTCTCAAATATCTCCACTCAATAATTGTCGAGACCAGAAAGGATGAAAGACTTTTAGTAGGAGCTTCACCTAGAGCAGCTGAACACCTATTGTACGCAGCAAAGGCGAAGGCCTTTCTAGAAGGAAGAGACTACGTTATTCCCGATGATGTGAAGTCAATGGCGATTCCAGTTCTCGCTCACAGGCTTATAGTCAAGCCTGAATATGAAATAGAGGGGATTAAAGGAGATACAGTAATCAAGGAAATTTTAGATAAGGTTGAGGTGCCCATATGA
- a CDS encoding DUF4350 domain-containing protein: MRRAIYFSLIAIGIFFMISPLTVPLFTNTTPFSIFNPSPMGASSFAKVLFQGGEIYPILISFNSFELGKREGTLIILGPDLSYSSQEIEEIKEFLENGGILILIDDFGTGNEILEGLNLSVRFAKTQPIDVFYSKNYNFPVVVRINDENLENVEMIILNVPSVITWSNGSIVTSKITMLGRSFRQYSIMATLDYGKGKIVLFSDPSVFTNEMFKYNSKFIESFVEAYVEYPAYIDEAHHSGFNIVQTGTVTIRREVNKQLAFLVISTVTLIALFIESGMATKTIKLGLKLMNKILNRIFGEEKTTIDDIIEELKKEGYDERILKKIIRGIEKSRRLGESGIRGKIPSKAQKRNS; encoded by the coding sequence ATGAGGAGAGCCATATACTTCTCGCTTATCGCAATTGGAATATTCTTCATGATATCCCCCTTAACGGTCCCTCTATTTACAAATACGACTCCATTTAGCATTTTCAATCCTTCTCCAATGGGAGCATCCTCCTTTGCAAAAGTCTTATTCCAGGGGGGTGAAATATATCCCATTTTAATTTCATTTAATTCCTTTGAGTTGGGCAAGAGAGAGGGAACATTAATAATTTTAGGGCCAGACTTAAGCTATTCAAGCCAAGAAATTGAAGAGATAAAAGAATTCCTCGAAAATGGGGGAATTCTTATCCTTATAGACGATTTTGGAACTGGAAACGAGATTTTAGAAGGCCTAAACTTATCTGTTAGATTTGCCAAAACTCAGCCAATAGACGTTTTCTATTCAAAAAATTACAATTTTCCAGTTGTGGTTAGAATTAACGATGAGAACCTAGAAAATGTTGAGATGATAATCTTAAACGTTCCTTCAGTAATAACCTGGTCAAACGGAAGCATAGTTACGAGTAAAATCACAATGCTCGGGAGAAGCTTTCGTCAGTATTCCATCATGGCAACTTTAGATTACGGAAAGGGAAAAATAGTCCTGTTTTCAGACCCAAGTGTTTTCACAAACGAAATGTTCAAATATAATTCCAAGTTTATAGAAAGCTTTGTTGAGGCATATGTGGAGTATCCGGCATATATTGATGAAGCTCATCACTCAGGATTTAATATTGTTCAGACAGGAACCGTTACAATTAGAAGGGAGGTAAACAAACAGTTAGCTTTCTTAGTAATCTCTACGGTAACTCTTATTGCCCTATTTATAGAAAGTGGAATGGCAACAAAAACTATTAAGCTTGGACTAAAATTAATGAATAAGATCCTTAACAGAATCTTTGGAGAGGAAAAAACAACAATTGATGACATTATTGAGGAGCTCAAAAAGGAAGGGTACGATGAAAGAATACTTAAAAAGATTATTAGAGGAATAGAAAAATCAAGGAGGCTTGGTGAGAGTGGTATCAGGGGAAAAATTCCTTCTAAAGCTCAAAAAAGAAATTCATAA
- a CDS encoding Ig-like domain-containing protein → MASGGDAPVILTVSAFDTVNMKKALVILVVLITMISPIFAVERQLEYEKARENDEGAYIFFSSLLQLSRDVLENLTKENFRIFDEIVNRTIEESSYYESQGIKTKMPYFLPPFITLRNGISKIVEGNTVFITWFEDLKSSKSYVAYTKAKSGIELMKVGVEETEYSLEEIGKLEFIGENGDVKKLDIEDVREELERINSLITIYEKALEKYRANEGFIITATDLNPFVLEEVIILGNNPGLKNVYLNISGVIIPINKTGEFSVVYKFSKLGIYTAYASGQNGTSIVKSNMLVFNVTKMPTNILVPEKVYSHIYNVIEISGILVDYFGNPIPNQSISIFPLNVTLKTNKLGKFSFNITSNYPKALEITIVYPGNEIYKGCNSSVRAIFTRIPVNIRISGEERVKKGEIYTVRINSTAKVEPLYVYVDKNLTAVIPFTREFNLTINSPGRHEIYVFFPGNEIYTPARSNTLVVEVYTLPVIEILGILGIVITAVFLLRFSRTQGTKFGIPIKPELLTQEDHETKQISVREAYREVYHSLITEYNLKPSLTPRELYSILSNEPFSRYLKELTAIHEVHVYGMMELTRAIIGKFFRALSNFIVTKVLGGEL, encoded by the coding sequence ATGGCTTCAGGAGGTGATGCCCCAGTTATCCTAACAGTATCTGCTTTTGATACGGTGAATATGAAAAAAGCTTTAGTAATCTTGGTAGTTTTAATAACAATGATATCTCCAATATTCGCCGTTGAGAGACAGCTAGAATATGAAAAGGCTAGAGAAAATGATGAAGGTGCTTACATTTTTTTCTCTTCTCTCCTACAATTATCCAGGGATGTTTTAGAGAATTTAACTAAGGAAAACTTTAGGATATTTGATGAAATAGTAAACAGGACAATAGAGGAGTCTTCCTATTATGAAAGCCAAGGAATTAAAACAAAGATGCCCTATTTCCTGCCACCATTTATAACTCTCAGAAATGGAATTAGCAAAATAGTAGAGGGAAATACGGTATTCATAACATGGTTCGAAGATCTAAAGTCCTCAAAAAGTTATGTTGCTTATACAAAGGCAAAATCTGGAATAGAGTTAATGAAAGTTGGCGTTGAAGAAACAGAATATAGCTTAGAAGAGATAGGAAAATTAGAATTTATAGGAGAGAATGGGGATGTTAAGAAGTTGGATATAGAAGATGTTAGGGAAGAACTTGAAAGAATAAACAGCCTGATCACCATTTATGAGAAAGCATTAGAAAAATACAGAGCCAATGAGGGATTTATAATAACTGCCACAGACTTAAATCCGTTTGTTTTAGAAGAGGTAATTATCCTTGGTAACAATCCAGGTCTGAAAAATGTCTATTTAAACATTAGCGGGGTTATTATTCCAATAAACAAAACAGGAGAATTCTCAGTAGTTTATAAATTCTCTAAACTTGGAATTTACACTGCCTATGCTTCAGGGCAAAATGGAACTTCTATAGTCAAGTCTAACATGTTAGTATTTAACGTAACGAAGATGCCAACAAATATCTTAGTTCCTGAAAAAGTTTACTCGCATATTTATAATGTTATAGAGATTTCTGGCATTTTAGTAGATTATTTTGGGAATCCAATTCCAAATCAGAGTATATCCATTTTTCCGTTAAATGTAACTCTCAAAACTAACAAACTCGGCAAATTTTCATTCAATATCACTTCTAACTATCCAAAAGCGCTAGAAATAACAATTGTGTACCCCGGCAATGAAATTTATAAGGGATGTAATTCAAGCGTTAGAGCAATATTCACGAGAATTCCAGTCAATATAAGAATTTCTGGAGAAGAAAGAGTCAAAAAAGGCGAAATTTACACAGTTAGAATAAATTCCACAGCAAAAGTTGAACCCCTATATGTTTACGTTGACAAAAATTTAACGGCTGTAATTCCCTTTACCAGAGAATTCAACTTAACAATTAACTCTCCAGGTAGGCACGAGATTTACGTATTTTTCCCAGGAAATGAAATCTATACCCCTGCTAGATCAAATACCTTGGTAGTTGAGGTATACACACTCCCAGTCATTGAGATACTAGGAATTTTAGGGATAGTAATTACAGCTGTATTTCTCCTCCGATTTTCAAGAACACAAGGAACCAAGTTCGGGATTCCCATAAAACCTGAACTTTTGACCCAGGAAGACCATGAAACCAAACAAATTTCAGTTAGGGAAGCCTATAGGGAAGTCTATCATTCCCTAATTACAGAGTACAATCTTAAGCCAAGTCTAACTCCTAGAGAGCTCTATAGCATTCTTTCCAATGAACCATTTTCAAGGTATCTAAAAGAATTAACTGCAATTCATGAAGTCCACGTATATGGTATGATGGAACTAACAAGAGCTATTATAGGTAAGTTCTTTAGGGCTTTGTCAAACTTTATAGTTACTAAAGTCCTAGGTGGTGAATTATGA
- a CDS encoding IS6-like element ISPfu1 family transposase encodes MKSETIIYWVVSALKPFRRNKIPPEKKIRGVELYLRGLSYRQTARILKISHVTVWEAVQKLAEAVYKPKILAVKKQRNFIAVDETVIKINGKKRYLWAAIDVESKEVLAVWITTVRNWWVARDFILVVLKSCEGQPVFLVDRASWYKSAFKSLRLGYLHVTFGPRNSVERWFRTLKERTKRFWNNFRGKDWRRVHRFVFLFAFWYNFVRIHSSFGDPPGDVTEWLQEVMPQLS; translated from the coding sequence ATGAAGTCTGAAACCATTATTTACTGGGTGGTTTCAGCCTTAAAACCCTTTCGTCGCAACAAAATCCCACCAGAAAAGAAAATCAGGGGAGTAGAATTATACCTGCGAGGCCTCAGTTACCGGCAAACCGCCAGAATACTCAAAATCAGTCACGTAACAGTCTGGGAGGCAGTCCAAAAACTCGCAGAAGCAGTTTACAAGCCAAAAATCCTCGCAGTCAAAAAACAGCGAAACTTCATCGCAGTTGACGAAACAGTAATAAAAATCAACGGGAAGAAAAGATACCTCTGGGCTGCAATTGACGTTGAGAGCAAGGAAGTTTTAGCAGTCTGGATTACGACTGTTAGAAACTGGTGGGTTGCCAGGGATTTCATTCTGGTTGTTTTAAAGTCGTGTGAAGGGCAGCCTGTCTTTCTGGTTGACAGGGCGAGCTGGTATAAGTCTGCTTTTAAGAGTTTGAGGTTGGGTTATCTGCATGTGACTTTCGGGCCGAGGAACAGTGTTGAGCGCTGGTTTAGGACGTTGAAGGAGAGGACGAAGCGTTTCTGGAATAATTTCAGGGGTAAAGACTGGAGGAGGGTTCATAGGTTTGTTTTTCTGTTTGCCTTCTGGTATAATTTTGTCAGAATTCATTCTAGTTTTGGTGATCCGCCTGGTGATGTTACTGAATGGCTTCAGGAGGTGATGCCCCAGTTATCCTAA